TGCAGCGCTACATCGTGGGCGGCTTGACCGCCGGCGCAACGAAGGGCTGAGCAGGCGCGACGCGAGACGCCGTCACGGCATCGGTCGGCGGCTCGCGGTAGCATGCGTCGCATGCTAGCTTGTGACGCATGACAGTCGACATCGGTGCGCAGATGCGCAAGGGCGTCGTCGAGTACTGCGTGCTCGGCCTGCTCGGGCGTGAGCCGATGTACGGCTGGCAACTGTCGGATGCGCTGACGCAGGCGGGGCTCATCGCCAGCATCGGCACGCTGTATCCGTTGCTCGGTCGGCTGCGGGACAACGGCTGGGTGACAACCTTCGACCGGCCGTCGGAGAGCGGCCCGGTCCGCCGGTACTACCGGCTCACGGATGCGGGGATCGAGCAGCTCGCTCGCTTCCGCGCGCAGTGGGCCCCGTTCGCCCGTGTCGTCACGGGCATCGTCGGAGAGGCACGATCATGACCCGGACCGCGAACAGCATGCGCGACGACTACCTCGCGCGTCTCGACGAGGCGATGCGAGGCCTTCCGCACGGCGTCGCCGCCGACATCCGGGGCGGGATCGCCGAGGAGCTCGAAGGACTCGACCAGGCGACGACGGCAGAGCGCATCGCGCGGTTGGGGAATCCGGAGGACATCGCGAGGGAGGCGCATCACGCGCAGTCGGTGGACGCCGTCGCGCCGGTCCCCGCCGTGGGTGTGCCGCAGACTCCCGTCCCCACGACGAGGACCCGCGGGTTCGCGATCGCCGCGGCCCTGACGCTCAGCTTCGGCGGATTCGTGCTGCCGCTGGTCGGGTGGTTCGTCGGAGCGGTGCTGGTGAGTCTGAGCAGCCTGTGGAAGGCGGGGGAGAAGGTCGTCGCGATCGTCGTGCCCTTCGTGCTGTGCGCGCTGTCCGGCCTCCTCGTGTCCGCGATGGGGTTCTCGTCGTGGACGAGCACGGGCGGTTCCGATTCGAGCGGCACCGGCTCTGGTGGCGAGTTCGAGGCGATCAACCCCCTCATCCCCGCCTGGTACGACCTGGTCTGGTTCGGCGTGATGCTCCTCGGCGTCGTCCTCATCCCGCTGTCCGGTCTCTGGCTGCTCTGGCGTCTGCGCGGTCGCGCAGCGCGCTGACTCCGGCGTTGTCGTCGGCGTTGCGCCTCGGCGCGGATGTCCACCGGCTCTAGCCTGGGAGCATGGCACGGGTCGCAG
This genomic interval from Microbacterium hydrocarbonoxydans contains the following:
- a CDS encoding PadR family transcriptional regulator, translated to MTVDIGAQMRKGVVEYCVLGLLGREPMYGWQLSDALTQAGLIASIGTLYPLLGRLRDNGWVTTFDRPSESGPVRRYYRLTDAGIEQLARFRAQWAPFARVVTGIVGEARS
- a CDS encoding HAAS signaling domain-containing protein, which produces MTRTANSMRDDYLARLDEAMRGLPHGVAADIRGGIAEELEGLDQATTAERIARLGNPEDIAREAHHAQSVDAVAPVPAVGVPQTPVPTTRTRGFAIAAALTLSFGGFVLPLVGWFVGAVLVSLSSLWKAGEKVVAIVVPFVLCALSGLLVSAMGFSSWTSTGGSDSSGTGSGGEFEAINPLIPAWYDLVWFGVMLLGVVLIPLSGLWLLWRLRGRAAR